AGTGTTTCCAAGCAATATAATTCCAAAAATCAAGTTTTTCCAGCCTCTACAAAAGTAAGCCAATAGAAATCCTGCTAGTATGTTTTACTTTTACATAGCTGCTATTTAAAAGGGAACTAGTTGGAGGGAACATCCAACCTCAATGGAAAATTGTGTGTAATTATTTATTGTTGTTTCACTGGAGAAAATTTAAGGTTGTCTTAAAATTTGTGCCCTTTTATGCTCATGACTGAGAAAGAAATTGCCACTTATGCCAAAGAAGATGTCTGATTCGCAAAGAGCAAAATTGTGGTTAGGTGCATTGACTAGCTTTAACTGTTGACTGTAAATTCTAAGTGTTAGTATTTcattaataaaagaataaaatggcaaaagaagaGGAAATTCAATTAGTAGTGTTTAATGATGGGACGATTTGTTGTCATCTGAAGGATATAACATTTGGTTTAAACGATCTTTGTGACTTTGTCTGAATAGAAGAAAATTTCAGGAACGTGTCGTTTAGTTTATAATGTTTAAAAACTGAAATTGATTTACCACTTTTATCTTTCTTTGGCActatcagaaaaataaaaaatatgttaaATTACTGAAGGGGTAATTAATGTGACTATAAATATTTGGTGCTGCCGGGATATTTTTTATGGTTGTAGGTAGAATTTGCATGAAATAAGCAAGCATCCATCAATGTATATTTAAATGTGTTCTTTTTGGAACTTTGTATTGTGTAGTGTGCAAGAGGAATCATTCCTGGATATCAGTGGGTCTTTGAAGCCTCCAAACACTGGCTGTGTCAACTGGCTATTATCATTGTCAGAGAAGGGTTCAACAGTTTTGGAGGCAGAGAGGTctgaaatttaatttatttttggcaTCAATGTTTTGTTGTCCCTTTCATATGTGACTTGATGAAGGCCCTTTTCAACGATCCACACTAAGATTGTATAGCTGCTATTCAAATGGCTTTTGTAGATTGCTTTCAGACTATTTTCTCTTTCATTTGTAATATATTGTGTTCTTTGATTCAGATTGGCATATTTATCTTACCTTTGCAAGTTACATTATCCAAGTTTCACAATCACGAATATTAGTGCAGGAAAATTCACAAGGAAGACAGGAAAAGAGAAATAAGAACAGAAAACAGTGATCCCAAAGTCAACGATGGTCACAGAGTACATAGAGAGTTTTCTGCAGATCATTCTCATGAAAGAGAACACAAGCATAcatcaaaaagaaaaaggaataatacAGATGCTGAAGTCAAAGATGTTGGTACAGTTAGTGAAGACTTTCCGGCCAATCAATTTCATGAAAGAGACTACAAAcacaaattaaaaagaaaaagaaatgatacAGATTCTGAAATAAAAGATGGTGGCACAGGTAGTATAGAGTTTCCTGCAGATAATTTTCTTGAAACAAAATACAATCACAaatcaaaaaggaaaaaaaatgatatAGATGCAGATTTGTAAATTGTATTTCAAAAAAGTTTCACAAGAAAATCCTTGTAAAGGTTTTTTTTCCTGATCAAAGAGATTTTCTAAGAAAGATCATTTCAAATGAGCCTAAATTTTTGACAGTCAATCAAATTCTTATCACAACCCTCGGATCCTACCAAATTGATTTGCCCTGCAAACCACCATTTTTAACAACTTTGTTCAAAATCCACTTATGAGATATTGGTATAAGGATAAATAAAAGAATTTCCCCATGGATCTACCGAGGCTTTTAACTGAGATTTTATCAAATATTAATACTTACTCTGGCTACAAGGAAGGCTTGTGATGCATGTTCTGGAATGGGTAC
The nucleotide sequence above comes from Cryptomeria japonica chromosome 11, Sugi_1.0, whole genome shotgun sequence. Encoded proteins:
- the LOC131043484 gene encoding DNA-directed RNA polymerase I subunit rpa43 isoform X1 gives rise to the protein MDGLTVAKSMLSAYLHPSRTDDVQQGVLQLLNSLLLRYNEEFDGVVLAYYDIKICNWTAKILSGFSPYLNLKLKAKLLLFSPKPGMVLEGKVNKVEKDYIGVILLGIFNAAVAFEDIPEEFCYQDNVVGIPLWASTSSGHVITLGSTIKFVVKSVQEESFLDISGSLKPPNTGCVNWLLSLSEKGSTVLEAERKIHKEDRKREIRTENSDPKVNDGHRVHREFSADHSHEREHKHTSKRKRNNTDAEVKDVGTVSEDFPANQFHERDYKHKLKRKRNDTDSEIKDGGTGSIEFPADNFLETKYNHKSKRKKNDIDADL